From Brachionichthys hirsutus isolate HB-005 chromosome 7, CSIRO-AGI_Bhir_v1, whole genome shotgun sequence, the proteins below share one genomic window:
- the bean1 gene encoding protein BEAN1, whose amino-acid sequence MLMKLICSVSSNQSHGEYPHCRGEGESAGEAPLLVSPLVVAGIVIGLVLFLSCITIIVGSLRKDSRLRNPHLRASYGLDSFSYGGSVGELRSTCLEDFPPSLDVDSYRETLPEVGDLYPDSPPRYDECVGPGSTQFCIPTDEPPPYSLLDPCQRRAEQEEQPNRASLDASPNCGESSASAAWFSPSHYPLGLQHQHIASISFPLEAAPPYESVVAEQGQPLPLTPCDLYKHQSERGGDGNSPRPGGNRILQDN is encoded by the exons ATGCTGATGAAATTGATCTGCTCAG TGAGCTCCAACCAGAGCCATGGGGAGTACCCACACTGCCGGGGCGAGGGGGAGTCCGCGGGGGAAGCGCCTCTCCTGGTGTCTCCACTGGTGGTGGCGGGAATCGTTATAGGATTGgtcctcttcctgtcctgcaTCACCATCATCGTCGGCAGCTTGCGCAAAGACAGCCGACTCCGAAACCCACACCTCCGAGCGAGTTACG GTCTGGATAGCTTTTCCTACGGAGGTTCAGTCGGAGAACTGAGATCGACCTGCTTAGAGGACTTCCCTCCGAGTCTAGACGTCGACTCGTACAGAGAGACTCTGCCAGAGGTCGGCGACCTGTACCCCGACTCGCCACCACG TTACGATGAGTGCGTCGGCCCGGGTTCGACTCAGTTCTGCATACCCACAGATGAGCCGCCTCCTTACTCCCTGTTGGACCCCTGTCAGAGAAGggcggagcaggaggagcagccaaACAGGGCAAGTCTGGATGCCTCTCCAAACTGTGGCGAGTCCTCTGCCAGTGCTGCCTGGTTCTCACCCTCCCATTACCCACTGGGATTACAGCATCAACACATTGCATCCATCTCCTTCCCACTGGAAGCAGCGCCGCCTTACGAGTCGGTGGTGGCCGAGCAGGGACAGCCCCTCCCTCTCACGCCATGTGACCTTTATAAACACCAATCCGAGAGGGGGGGTGATGGCAACTCCCCACGACCGGGGGGGAACCGGATCTTGCAGGATAATTAA
- the cdh5 gene encoding cadherin-5, whose protein sequence is MAWLQLWTMGLVATVVLPISFATPEDPVPPVVEAAERDPSEIVKKESHPILFRQKRDWIWNFMYVEEEKPAPAAYKIGRLKSSQTLKVKHFQIEGEGANTIFTVDGKGDLFVSRALDREEKSSYRLTASMFDGNDNLIEDAGDFVVHVTDINDNTPIFPRAYNGSVMERSMIGTKVIEVKATDADDPTTANGELRYSLTHDLSAFEIDSITGVIRCKTNTLDRETKSQYLVVVKAQDMRGMASGSTATTSVTITIADANDNIASFTRRTYELHVPEDHKVNDKIGTLELEDRDQVQNKEPIFIIPSDINKMFDIELSPIKDGNLMLKKPLDFEKTSSYTFSIQVRENLRFPADNMNSAVTAAQVHINVLDVDEPPVFTQHVYYFTVVEESIVNNIGTVTARDPDRADTRIRYSILDKDCPLSISPFTGQLSTLRRLDRELEATHVFQVKAQEEPSGLESFATVNITVQDINDNKPELVVDDIFLCENDVTNTVIGSLRAADKDDQPASFSFSLGSESSNFSIKDYGNNTADIIVRSGPFSLDDPKDYSIYVRITDGGRPIQTSITKLAIKSCRCDARRIATQCKAGARRMGMSVHALIAILLCILTILVIVILFVMRKRYQKNSLASMKNSGEIHEQLVTYDEEGGGEMDTNGYDVSILSSACQDGSLLRHPDHHAHPSLYAMVQKPPHQSQPTACKGDMAVMIEMKKDEADHDRDGFPYDTLHIYGYEGPESLAGSLSSLDTSSTGSNLDYDFLSDWGPRFRTLAELYGVDEPEYYHQY, encoded by the exons TGTGAAGAAGGAGTCTCATCCTATCTTGTTCAGGCAGAAGAGGGACTGGATATGGAACTTTATGTACGTGGAGGAAGAAAAACCTGCACCTGCTGCCTACAAGATAGGACGG CTAAAGTCGAGCCAGACACTGAAGGTTAAACATTTCCAAATAGAAGGCGAAGGAGCCAACACCATCTTTACGGTAGATGGCAAAGGCGACCTGTTTGTCTCTAGAGCtctggacagagaggagaagagctCATACCGTCTGACTGCCAGCATGTTCGATGGGAACGACAACTTGATAGAGGACGCTGGAGACTTTGTCGTCCACGTGACTGATATCAATGACAACACTCCAATTTTCCCAAGAGCATATAATGGATCCGTTATGGAGAGATCAATGATTG GAACCAAAGTAATCGAGGTGAAGGCGACCGACGCTGATGACCCCACCACTGCTAATGGAGAGCTCAGGTACTCTCTGACCCACGACCTTTCTGCCTTCGAAATCGACAGCATAACAG GTGTGATCAGATGCAAGACAAACACTCTGGACCGTGAAACCAAGAGTCAGTATCTGGTTGTGGTTAAAGCTCAGGACATGAGAGGCATGGCCTCTGGCAGCACGGCCACCACTTCTGTCACCATCACCATCGCCGACGCCAATGACAACATAGCTTCCTTCACCCGAC GAACGTATGAACTACATGTTCCAGAGGACCATAAGGTGAATGACAAGATAGGCACTCTGGAGTTGGAGGACAGAGACCAGGTCCAGAACAAAGAACCCATCTTCATCATCCCGAGCGACATCAACAAAATGTTTGATATCGAACTCAGCCCCATCAAGGACGGCAACCTCATGCTAAAAAAG CCTCTGGACTTCGAGAAGACAAGCAGCTACACTTTCAGCATCCAGGTGCGAGAAAATCTACGTTTCCCAGCTGACAATATGAACAGTGCCGTCACCGCAGCCCAG GTACACATCAACGTTTTGGATGTCGATGAGCCACCGGTCTTCACGCAGCACGTGTACTATTTTACTGTGGTGGAAGAAAGCATTGTGAACAACATCGGCACAGTCACAGCCCGCGACCCCGATAGAGCCGACACGAGGATACG GTACTCCATCTTGGACAAGGATTGTCCGCTCAGCATCAGCCCATTCACGGGACAGCTGTCCACCCTGAGGAGGCTGGACAGGGAACTGGAGGCCACACATGTGTTTCAAGTTAAGGCACAGGAGGAGCCAAGCG GCTTGGAGTCATTCGCGACAGTTAACATCACAGTTCAGGACATCAATGATAACAAGCCTGAACTGGTCGTGGATGACATCTTCCTGTGTGAGAACGACGTCACTAATACG GTGATAGGATCCTTGAGAGCTGCAGATAAAGACGACCAGCCAGCTTCATTCAGTTTCAGCCTGGGCAGTGAGAGTTCCAACTTCTCCATTAAAGACTATGGCA ACAACACAGCGGACATCATTGTGAGGAGTGGGCCATTCAGCCTGGACGACCCCAAGGATTACAGCATCTACGTGCGCATCACTGATGGGGGAAGGCCCATTCAGACCAGCATCACCAAACTGGCAATAAAG TCATGTCGGTGTGACGCCAGGCGGATTGCCACGCAGTGTAAAGCCGGCGCCCGGAGGATGGGCATGAGCGTTCACGCACTGATAGCCATCCTGCTCTGCATTCTGACCATCCTGG TCATAGTCATCCTGTTTGTGATGAGGAAGCGCTACCAGAAGAACTCGCTGGCTAGTATGAAGAACAGCGGGGAGATCCATGAGCAGCTGGTCACCTAcgatgaggagggaggaggcgagATGGACACCAACGG CTATGATGTATCAATCCTGTCCTCCGCTTGCCAAGATGGCTCCTTACTCCGTCACCCGGACCACCACGCCCACCCCTCTCTCTACGCCATGGTCCAAAAGCCCCCCCATCAGTCTCAGCCCACCGCATGTAAGGGCGACATGGCCGTGATGATCGAGATGAAGAAAGACGAGGCGGATCACGACAGAGACGGCTTCCCATACGACACGCTCCATATCTACGGCTACGAGGGTCCCGAGTCTTTAGCCGGAAGCCTCAGCTCCCTGGACACTTCCTCCACCGGGTCAAACTTGGATTACGACTTCCTCAGCGACTGGGGTCCGAGGTTCAGGACCCTGGCTGAACTGTACGGTGTCGACGAACCGGAGTATTACCATCAATACTGA